The genomic stretch CGTCCCCGGCGCCCGCCGGGGGTTCCAGGCGGTCGCCTCCACGCTTGTCGAGAAGGGCGACCCGGTCATCCTCACGGCGCTCGCCCATTACACCGAGTTCATGGCGGTTGAGGCGGCCGGCGGGATCCCCCGGGAGATCCCGAAGGACAAGAAGAACCATATCACCCCCGATGCCGCGGCAGAGAAGATCGAGGCGGTGATCCGGGAGTTCTCGAAGACGCCGCCCCTGCTCTTCGTCGACCACGTCGACTACCAGTTCGGGAACGTCCACGACGTCGCGGGCATCGCGAAGGTCGCCCACCAGTACGACATCCCGGTCCTCGTCAACGGGGCCTACACCGTCGGGATCATGCCCGTCGATGGGAATGCGCTCGGCGCCGATTTCGTGGTCGGGTCGGGGCACAAGAGCATGGCGGCCCCGGCGCCTTCAGGCGTCCTCGCGACGACGAACGAGCACGCGGAGCGGGTATTCCGGACGACGCAGGCGAAGGGAGACGTGACCGGCCGGACGTTCGGTCTCAAAGAGGTCGAGATGATGGGCTGCACCCTGATGGGGGTCACCGTCGTCGGGATGATGGCCTCGTTCCCCCGCGTCCGGGAGCGCGTAAAGCACTGGGATACCGAGGTGGCGCATTCGCAGGCGGTCGTGGACGCCCTCCTCTCCATCGAGGGGACGAAGGTCCTCTCCGACTACCCGCGGCAGCACACCCTGACCCGGATCGATACCCGCGAATCCTTCGATACAGTAGCACAGCAGCACAAGAAGCGCGGCTTCTTCCTCTCGAGCGACTTAAAGAAGCGGGGCATCACCGGCGTCATCCCCGGCTCCACCAGGGTCTGGAAGTTCAACACCTTCGGGCTGACGGAGAAGCAGATCCGGCACGTGGGGGAGGCTTTCCTCGGGGTTGCCCGGGAGAATGGGCTGAATATCATCTGAGGGATATCCCCCGGAATTCAATTTTTGAGTGGGTTTGGGCAGGCCGTGGCGCTATTGTCGTAAAGATCCTGGGCAAACCAGTGAGAACTTGCCGTAGTCGATCAAAAGCCCGGTACAGTGGACCGTGGGAGTATCGCCACGCAGGGGTGGGGCCGACGGGGAGGGGGTCTCCCCCTCCCCTGTCTCTACTACGCAAAGGAGATACCTATAACCCCCACCCCACCCGGCCTTCGGCCTCCTCCCCCGCCCCTTGGGGCGGGGGCAGTGCGTGGCGATAGCCGATGGAAATCCGTGCATGGATTATGCAGATTAAGAGAGAGTGAAAGTTTTCCAGGAACAATCGTGGATTAACACGCATTCAATGGCTGAGAATCCCATCACCCAACCTCCTCAACCACCCCGTTCTTCGCCCGAAACCGCCGCACCGCCCCCGCCGCCCGTTCCGCGAGCCCCCCCGCATTGATCTCCTCCTCGATCTTCATGATCGTCTCCGCGGGCGCCGCAGTCGAGGGGTAGCGGGGGGCGACCGTGCACCCGACGTCTCCCGGGTGGGCCTCGAACGTTCCAATAGCACGTGCGCGGTCGACGACCTCCTCCTTGTCGAACCCGATCAGCGGCCGGAGCACCGGGACCGTCGCCGCAGGAGCAATCACCGCCATGTTCGCGAGCGTCTGGGACGCAACCTGCCCCAGGTTGTCGCCGCTGACCAGAGCGGCGGCTCCCCGCTCTTCTGCAAGGATACTCGCCACCCTGAGCATGAACCGCTTGCAGAGGACGCACCGGTAGCGCGGCTCTTTCAGTGCCGTGATCGCCGCAAAGAACGGCTCCATCTCCACGACCAGGAGATCGAGAGTGTGCCCCGGAACCCAGCGAGAGAGCCGGGCGTGGTTCTGCAGGACGTTCTTCTCCGCATCCCCACCCCCGAACCGCCCGCCGTGCATGTTAACGTGCACCATCCGGCACCCCCGGCGCATCATCAGCCACGACGCGACCGGCGAGTCGATCCCTTCCGAGAGCAGGGCCATCACCTCGCCCTGCGTCCCGTAGGGAAGCCCGCCCGGCCCTGCGATCCTCTCGTCGTAGACAAGGCCGCCGTATTCCCGGGCTTCCACGAATATCTCGTAGTCGGGCGCCGTCAGGTC from Methanoculleus chikugoensis encodes the following:
- the pscS gene encoding O-phospho-L-seryl-tRNA:Cys-tRNA synthase, whose protein sequence is MKCAVDIESRDVEEMYINIDPIQAGGRLTAEAMRAAIAYGDGYSVCDNCRNPPRLDYIKNPPIAQYHADLAAWLNMDTARVVPGARRGFQAVASTLVEKGDPVILTALAHYTEFMAVEAAGGIPREIPKDKKNHITPDAAAEKIEAVIREFSKTPPLLFVDHVDYQFGNVHDVAGIAKVAHQYDIPVLVNGAYTVGIMPVDGNALGADFVVGSGHKSMAAPAPSGVLATTNEHAERVFRTTQAKGDVTGRTFGLKEVEMMGCTLMGVTVVGMMASFPRVRERVKHWDTEVAHSQAVVDALLSIEGTKVLSDYPRQHTLTRIDTRESFDTVAQQHKKRGFFLSSDLKKRGITGVIPGSTRVWKFNTFGLTEKQIRHVGEAFLGVARENGLNII
- the thiI gene encoding tRNA uracil 4-sulfurtransferase ThiI, whose amino-acid sequence is MEAVMVRYGEIFLKSETVKRRYISIMTGNIGLALEAEGLTHRIETYRGRIMIYGDEPRRIAVAAAKTFGVVSASVCTVTAADIEGLAVTAVEYAERNLGPGMSFAVRARRSGVEGFSSQELAAAVGSAVLDRIPEARVDLTAPDYEIFVEAREYGGLVYDERIAGPGGLPYGTQGEVMALLSEGIDSPVASWLMMRRGCRMVHVNMHGGRFGGGDAEKNVLQNHARLSRWVPGHTLDLLVVEMEPFFAAITALKEPRYRCVLCKRFMLRVASILAEERGAAALVSGDNLGQVASQTLANMAVIAPAATVPVLRPLIGFDKEEVVDRARAIGTFEAHPGDVGCTVAPRYPSTAAPAETIMKIEEEINAGGLAERAAGAVRRFRAKNGVVEEVG